GCTGGGGCAGGACTTCTACCTGCAGGCGTCCTATCGCAAGGAAGACGACAACTTCTATCCGTTCCCCTACTACAACCGCGCCACCCCAACCGGTTCACGCGGCGTGTACTTCGCCGCTTCGCAGCAGAATTTCGAAGTTACCAGCCTCAAGGGCCTGTTCGCCAAGCAGTGGGACACGCTGAAGCTCACCTACGGCGTCGACCTCGACCGAGAACGCTTCAACGCTGATCAGACCACCTTCGATGCCCAGACCTCGTCCGACAGTGGCGGCCTGGACCTCGACAAGCAAAGCAAGGCCCCGCGCTATCCCAGCTATCGCGTGGACGGTGTCTCGGTCTATGGCCAGCTGGACTGGCATGCCACCGACAACCTGACCCTGTCCGGTGGGGCCCGGCGTCAGCAGATGGACGTGGATGTCAGTGACTTCAAGGGCGTGCCCGGCGGCAGCAACGACTACCAGGTAAGCCTGTACAACATCGGCGCCATCTACGACTTCAAGAATGGCCACCAGGTGTGGACCAACTACGGCGAAGGCTTCGACCTGCCGGACCCGGCCAAGTACTACGGCAAGCCAGGCCTGAGCGTGGCGGACAACCCCCTGGCCGGCATCAAGAGCCGCCAGGTCGAACTGGGCTGGCGTTATGCTGATCTGGACTGGGATGCCCAGGCAGCGCTGTACTACATCTGGTCGGACAAGATCATCAACGTCGATTCGCAGACGCTGACCATCAACGTAGAGGATCAGAAGAGCCGTGACTTCGGCTTCGAAGGGGCATTGACCCGACACTTCCAGAGCGGCTGGGAGGCCGGCGGCACGCTGCACCTGACCCGCTCCGAAGAGGAGGATGTAAACGGTGGCTGGATCAAGCGCGATGCCCGATATGCGTCGCTGTCCAAGTCCACGGCATTCGTCGGCTGGAAGGGCGATGGGCGCAGCGCCAGGCTGCAGGCCAACCATGCCTTCAGCCTGAAGGATGATGCCGACCACGAGATCGACGGGTACACCACCTTCGACCTGCTGGGCAGCCAGGACACCGGCTTCGGGACGTTCAGCGCAGGCATCCAGAACTTGCTGGACAAGCAGTACAGCACCGTCTGGGGGCAGCGGGCGACGTTGTTCTATTCGCCGACCTACGGGCCGGCCTATCTGTATGACTATCAAGGGCGAGGGCGTACCTACACCCTGACCTGGAGCATGGCCTACTGATTCAGGGGCCTGCAACGGCCTCATCGCCGGCAAGCCGGCTCCCACCGGTACGCCGCAGGCCTGGAAGCTGCGGTATCCCTGTGGGAGCCGGCTTGCCGGCGATGAGGCCAGTACAGACAACCAACCACTATCAGCCAAACACCGCCAGCAAATCCTCCGCAAACGCCCGCTGCGCCTCCCCCGGCGCCTGCCCTCGATGCCTGGCCAAGGTAAACGGCACCACAAAGTCCAGCGCGTGATCCAGCGGCCACAACAACCCCTGTTCCTCCCATCCCTGGGCACAATGGCACGGCAAGTAGCCGATATGCCGCCCCGACAGAATGAACGTCAGTACGCTCTCGATCTGTTCGGCCACGGCCATGCTGCGTCGGCTCTGGAACGGCTCGCCGCCCTTGAGGAAACGATAGGGGTGGCGCACCTGATCTGCCTCCAGCAGTTGCTCGTACGTTACCGGTGTCACCCTGAACAGCGCATGCCCCTTGCCGCAGTACAAACGCTGCCGTTCCTCGAACAATGGTTGGTAGTCGAACGCCGCCTGCTGACCGGAGAAGTAGCTGATGGCGTAGTCCAGGCGCTGCTCGAGCAATAGCCGTTCAAGCTCCGCGGGCGGAGCGCTGATCAATTCCAGTTGCACCGTTTCATCCCGTTCACGAAAGCGTGAGATGGCCCGCGCCAGGCGCAGGTTGACGGCCGCGTCCTGGTTCTCCGCCATACCGACCCGAACCGTGCCCAGCAACCGCCCACCCACGCCATTGGCCTGCTGGCGAAAGCGCTCGATATCCAGCAATAAGCCACGGGCGGCATCCAGCAACAACTCGCCCTTTTCCGTCAGGCTGAAGCCGCGTTTGCCACGGCTGCACAGGCGATAACCCAGGCGCGCTTCCAATTGCGCCATGCGCTGGCTGATGGTGGGCTGGCTCAGGCCCGATACGCCTTGGGCGGCACTGAAGCCGCCAGCCTCGACTACAGTGACGAACAGCCGCAACAGGTGCAGGTCAGGGTCGTGCAGTTGTCCGAGCATCACATTGCTCCCGGTGAATGTCAGCTTTCTAAAGTTGCCATTCTTGCAATGTAACTCGGCTGGCATGCTGGCGGCATCCACCCATTGCCCGAGGTGTCCGTCATGCGTAGATCGCTGTGCCTGCTGTCCCTGTGCCTTGCCTTGCCGCTGCAGGCCGAAGAGAAGGTCGTCAACCTCTATAGCTGGGCCGACTATGTCGCCCCGGAAACACTCCGGCGTTTCGAGCGTGAGACCGGCTACAAGGTGCGCTATGACACCTTCGATACCACCGAGGTGCTGGAAACCAAGCTGCTGACCGGTGGCAGCGGCTACGACGTGGTCGTGCCATCGTCCACCGTGCTGGCGCGGGCACTCAAGGCCAATGCCCTGCAGCCGCTGGATGCCCACGACATGCCCGGTTATGCCAACCTCGACAAGGACTTGCTGGGCAAGCTCGCCGAGGCCGACCCAGGTAATCGCTATGCGGTGCCCTACACCTGGGGCACCTTGGGCCTGGGGGTGAATGTGGAGGCGGTGCGCCAGCGCCTGGGTGAGGTGCCGATGGACAGCCTCGACCTGCTGTTCAAGCCCGAATACGCCAGCCGGCTCAAGGATTGCGGCATTGCCATGCCCGATTCGCCGCAGGAAGTGATAGGCGTGGCCCTCAACTACCTGGGCAAGGACCCATACAGCCAGGACAAGGCCGATCTTGCCCAGGCTCAGAACCTGTTGAACCAGCTGCAGCCTTCGATCAGCTATGTCGCCAATGGCCGGCAGATCAACGACCTGGCCAATGGCAGCGTGTGCCTGGCCCTGACCTACAACGGTGACGCGGCAATGGCTGCTGACCAGGCACGCCGCGCCGGCAAGCCGTTCGAGCTGATCTACCGCATTCCGCGCGAAGGGACGCTGGTCTGGCAGGACAACCTGGTCATTCCCAAGGACGCGCCGCACCCGGAAGCAGCCCGCGCCTTCATTGCCTTCATGCTCAAGCCAGAGTCGGTGGCTGCGTTGACCAATACCCTGTTCTTCGCCAACGCCAACCAGGCGGCCACGCCGCTGGTAGACGAGGCGGTGCGCAATGACCCGGATATCTACCCGCCGGCAGCGGTGCGCGAACGCCTGTATGCCGACCGCAGCATGGCGCTGTCCGACCTGCGCCAGCGCAATCGGTTGTGGACGGCGTTCCGCACCCGGCAATAAACCTACAACAACAAAGGAGCCCAACCGTGGACCAAGCCCAGAGCAATGACCAGGCCATGACCCGTGACAGCCTGTATGGCACCGCTGCGGAGAGTACCTACGCCGGTATTACCAGTTTCTCTCGACGTCGTTATAGCCGCGACCTGCGCGGTGTGAATGTGGTCGTCAGCGGAGTGCCCTTCGACACCGCCACCAGCAACCGCCCGGGTGCGCGGTTCGGGCCGCGGGCGATCCGCGCCGCTTCGGTGCAACAGGCCTGGGCCCGCCACTGGCCCTGGGCGTTCGACCCGTTCGACCATCTGGCCGTCATCGACTATGGCGATTGCGCGTTCGACAATGGCACGCCGCAGTCGGTACCTGACAGCATCGAAGCGCATGCTGAGCACATTCTCGAAGCCGGCTGTGCGATGCTCACCTTGGGCGGCGATCATTTCATCAGCTACCCGCTGCTCAAGGCCCATGCCCGACGCCACGGCCCTCTGGCGCTCATCCATTTCGATGCGCACAGCGACACCTGGCCGGACGAGGAGGGCAAGCGCATCGACCACGGCACCATGTTCTGGCATGCCGCGCGTGAAGGCCTGGTCGATCCCTCCTGTTCCGTGCAGATTGGCTTGCGCACCACCAATGATGACAGCCAGGGCTTCGCCATCCTCGATGCCCGGCAAGTCCACCGCCAAGGCACCGAGGCGATCATCGCGGCGATCCGCCAGCGGGTGGGCGAGCGCCCGGTGTACCTGACCTTCGATATCGACTGCCTCGACCCGGCGTATGCCCCCGGTACCGGTACTCCCGTGTGTGGCGGGCTTAGCACTGTGCAGGCACTGGAAATACTCGGCGGGCTACGCGGTATCAACCTGGTGGGCATGGACCTAGTGGAAGTGGCGCCTGCCTATGACCATGCCGACATCACGGCGTTGGCCGGCGCGACACTGGCCATGGAGATGCTGTGCCTGTACGCGGCGCGGCACAAGGTCGATAGCACCCTGTAACAAAGGCTGTACGCCCACCCTCACAGGTTCATACTGAAACATCAGGAATCGCATTCACACTTTTGCCGCGAACCCATCGCGCCTTAGGCTATCCAACGCACGAGGCGCGCCTTTTTCGTACAGGAGGTGAAGCATGAACCTTACATTGCCAACCCTGGCCGTCGGCCTGTTGCTGTGCCTGCCGGCGCAGGCTGCCTCGCTGCAGCCTTTACAGCTCGCTGCCAGCAACAACAACCCGTACAACAGCCCGATCCAGCGCGCCAATCCCAATAGTCGCCAAGGCAGCATGCCTGCCACGCCGCCTGTGCGCGGGCCCTCGACCGAACCCATCTATCGCACCCCCAGCCTCGACAACCGTGGCATCGGCAATGGCGACAACCTGCGCCGCCAGCAGCAGGCACCCAACCTGGAACCCACCCGGCCCCCGCGGGACAGCCAACGCGCGCCCTGAACCACCCACGAAAGGAATTGTGCATGAGCAAAGCTAACTGGCTGGCCACCCTGGCCGCCGCCGCCCTGCTGCCATTGTTGGCTCAGGCCGCTTCCGAGCAGCAGTTCTCCAGTGAAGAAGGGCAGCTCACCGTCAGCACCCTGGCGGACGGCTTGCGCAACCCCTGGGCATTGGCCTTCCTGCCTGGCGGCAAGGACATGCTGGTCACCGAGCGCCCCGGTAACCTGCGGCTGGTCAACGCCGAGGGCAAGGTCGGCCCACCCATCAGCGGCGTGCCCAAGGTGTGGGCCGAGGGCCAGGGTGGCCTGCTCGACGTGGTGCTTTCGCCGGAGTTCGACAAGGACCGCACCGTTTATCTCTCCTATGCCGAAGAAGGCAGTGATGGCAAGGCCGGCACAGCCGTGGGGCGCGGGCAATTGACCGAGGACCGCGCACGGCTGGAGAACTTCACCGTGATCTTCCGCCAGGAGCCCAAGCTGTCGGTCGGCAACCACTTTGGTTCACGGCTGGTGTTCGACCGTGACGGCTTCCTGTTCATTGCCCTGGGCGAGAACAACCAGCGTGCCACCGCCCAGGACCTGGACAAGCTGCAGGGCAAGGTGGTGCGCATCCTGCCTGACGGTGAAGTGCCCAAGGACAACCCCTTTGTCGGCAACCCCAAGGTGCGCCCGGAAATCTGGTCGTTCGGCCACCGTAACCAGCAGGGGGCTGCACTCAACCCCTGGACCGGCAAGCTCTGGACCCATGAGCACGGCCCACGCGGTGGTGACGAGATCAACATCCCGCAAGCGGGCAAGAACTACGGTTGGCCGATCGCCACGCACGGCATCAACTACTCGCTGCTGCCGATTCCCGAAGCCAAGGGAGAGCACGTCGACGGCATGGTCGACCCGCACCACGTCTGGGAAAAATCGCCTGCCATCAGCGGCATGGCCTTCTATGACAGCCCGACCTTCAAGGCCTGGGACCACAACCTGTTCATCGGCGCGCTGGCGACCGAGGAGCTGATTCGCCTGCAACTCGATGGCGACAGGATCGTCCA
The Pseudomonas sp. KU43P genome window above contains:
- the speB gene encoding agmatinase; amino-acid sequence: MDQAQSNDQAMTRDSLYGTAAESTYAGITSFSRRRYSRDLRGVNVVVSGVPFDTATSNRPGARFGPRAIRAASVQQAWARHWPWAFDPFDHLAVIDYGDCAFDNGTPQSVPDSIEAHAEHILEAGCAMLTLGGDHFISYPLLKAHARRHGPLALIHFDAHSDTWPDEEGKRIDHGTMFWHAAREGLVDPSCSVQIGLRTTNDDSQGFAILDARQVHRQGTEAIIAAIRQRVGERPVYLTFDIDCLDPAYAPGTGTPVCGGLSTVQALEILGGLRGINLVGMDLVEVAPAYDHADITALAGATLAMEMLCLYAARHKVDSTL
- a CDS encoding PQQ-dependent sugar dehydrogenase: MSKANWLATLAAAALLPLLAQAASEQQFSSEEGQLTVSTLADGLRNPWALAFLPGGKDMLVTERPGNLRLVNAEGKVGPPISGVPKVWAEGQGGLLDVVLSPEFDKDRTVYLSYAEEGSDGKAGTAVGRGQLTEDRARLENFTVIFRQEPKLSVGNHFGSRLVFDRDGFLFIALGENNQRATAQDLDKLQGKVVRILPDGEVPKDNPFVGNPKVRPEIWSFGHRNQQGAALNPWTGKLWTHEHGPRGGDEINIPQAGKNYGWPIATHGINYSLLPIPEAKGEHVDGMVDPHHVWEKSPAISGMAFYDSPTFKAWDHNLFIGALATEELIRLQLDGDRIVHEERLLADLKARIRDVRVGPDGYLYVLTDDKDGRLLKVGLSPG
- a CDS encoding LysR family transcriptional regulator, giving the protein MLGQLHDPDLHLLRLFVTVVEAGGFSAAQGVSGLSQPTISQRMAQLEARLGYRLCSRGKRGFSLTEKGELLLDAARGLLLDIERFRQQANGVGGRLLGTVRVGMAENQDAAVNLRLARAISRFRERDETVQLELISAPPAELERLLLEQRLDYAISYFSGQQAAFDYQPLFEERQRLYCGKGHALFRVTPVTYEQLLEADQVRHPYRFLKGGEPFQSRRSMAVAEQIESVLTFILSGRHIGYLPCHCAQGWEEQGLLWPLDHALDFVVPFTLARHRGQAPGEAQRAFAEDLLAVFG
- a CDS encoding extracellular solute-binding protein, with the protein product MRRSLCLLSLCLALPLQAEEKVVNLYSWADYVAPETLRRFERETGYKVRYDTFDTTEVLETKLLTGGSGYDVVVPSSTVLARALKANALQPLDAHDMPGYANLDKDLLGKLAEADPGNRYAVPYTWGTLGLGVNVEAVRQRLGEVPMDSLDLLFKPEYASRLKDCGIAMPDSPQEVIGVALNYLGKDPYSQDKADLAQAQNLLNQLQPSISYVANGRQINDLANGSVCLALTYNGDAAMAADQARRAGKPFELIYRIPREGTLVWQDNLVIPKDAPHPEAARAFIAFMLKPESVAALTNTLFFANANQAATPLVDEAVRNDPDIYPPAAVRERLYADRSMALSDLRQRNRLWTAFRTRQ